The Desulfobotulus mexicanus genomic interval AGTGCTGCCCGCTATCTGAAGGAGCATGGGTGGAAACGGGGAATGAATATCCAGGAGCAGGAAAGGATACTCCTAACCTACAACCGCAGCAGACCCTATGCCCGTGCCATTCTGGATGTGGCTGAAAAACTCAGGGATTAAAGAAAGGATAAATATAGATGGAAACCGTTCTTGTGTGGGCAGGCCTTGGCTTTCTCTTTCTTCTACTCACCAATCTGGCTTTTTTTGATGTTCTACGAAGGGATTTCGGATCCAGGGGTAAAAAAGTATTCTGGGGTTTTGTGGCCCTCATCC includes:
- a CDS encoding PLDc N-terminal domain-containing protein, which gives rise to METVLVWAGLGFLFLLLTNLAFFDVLRRDFGSRGKKVFWGFVALIPFIGCLIYAIIGIHMGRRIPEEPEA